CAGGCCCGTTGAAAGACGGCTCGCGAACCAGTCCAGGTTTGGGCGGCGTCGTCTTGGCCAGCGCATAGAAGCGATAGTGCGGACTCGTCTTTGAGGTCTTGATGAGCTTGCCGCCGCGTTGTGTAAGCTGCCAGTTCAGCGGCTGCCCGGAGAGATGCGCACCCACGACGGCCATCAACAGGCAGCCGTGGGGTGGCGTTGAGGGCGTAAGAGCAGGTGCCTCTTCGAGCTTGCGATCCGATCCGCCAAGTGTCGTCGCGAGCTTCCGGTGGAGCTTGTCCGACAATTTCAGCAATGCAGTTTCGCTGAACGCTTGTCCGATAAGTGTCACGCCGAAAGGCAAGCCATCCGGCCGCATCCCTGCGGGTAGAGCCACCGCAGCGAGATCGAGCAGGTTCACAAAGTTTGTATACGTCCCGAGGATGCTGTTGCGCTCGATCGGCTTCTCCGCAACCTCCTCAATCGTGAAGGTGCGGGGCGCGGTCGGCAGCAGCATCACGTCGAAGTTCTGCCATGCGGCTGCTGTCCTGCGGCGCAGCGTTTCGAGCTTATAGGCGGCGTCGAAGTAATCGACCGCAGAGTAGTTGGCAGCGCCCGAGATGATGGTCGCCACGGTCGGGTCCATCTCTGCCTTGTGTTCTCCGATGAACTTCGCAATCGCTGCGTAGCGCTCTGCGACCCACGGGCCTTTGTACAGAAGATGTGCGGCATCGAGGAACGGCTGCAGGTCGAACTCTACCGCAACGCCGCCAAGCGCTGTGAGCTGCTCGACTGTGGCTTGGTAGAGCGCGGGATTCTGCGCGTCCCCGAAGAAGTTGAGCAAGGCATCAGAAGGCACGCCGAAGCGGAAGGTCGGCGCTCCTGCCCAAGGCGATGCGCCCGCGCCGACTTCAGGCTGGCGCGAGTACGCATCGTTCGCATCGAAGCCCGAAGCTGCGGCCAGCACAAGGCTCGCATCATGCGCGGTCTCGGCGAAGATCGAGACGCAATCGAGCGTCTTACATGCGGGCACAACACCGTGCGTGCTGATCGCTCCGCGTGTCGGCTTCAGTCCGATGAGGTTATTGAACATCGCAGGTACGCGGCCTGAGCCTGCGGTATCCGTGCCGAGAGAGAACGTCACCAGACTGCTCGCAACGGCGACAGCGGAGCCCGCGCTTGACCCGCCCGAGATGTACTTCGCATTGAAGACGCTGGAGCAGATGCCGTAAGGCGTTCGCGTGCCCACCAGACCGGTCGCAAACTGGTCCATGTTCGTCTTGCCGATCAGGATCGCTCCGGCCGCTTCCAGCCTTGCGACGACAGTGGCGGACTCGGCCGGGGTGTACGCATATGCCGGGCATGCCGCTGTGGTCTGCATCTCCGCTACGTCTATGTTGTCCTTTACCGCAAAGGGGATGCCGAAGAGCGGCAGCGTTGTGCGGTTCTGCGCTTCAAGTTCCTTGGCACGCGCGACTGCCTGCTCGCGCGGCACGATAGAGATCCAGACCGGACGCAGACCTTCCTTCTCGATGCGGTCGTAGATTGCCTCGATGACGCAGGTCGGGTTCTGGTCACCGGCTGCGTAGGCTGCGTGAAGCGCTGCGATGTCCATTGTTCTCCTAGGCTTCTTCGATTGGCCGCACCGAAAGCAACAACTGGCCGCTCTGCACCAATGCTCCCTGCGCGCAGTAGATCTCTTCAACGATGCCGTCGACGTGCGAGGCGACGACGATCTCCGTCTTCATCGCGTCGAGCACGATCAGCTTCTGCCCGTCCGCGACCTTGTCGCCTGGCTTCACTACGATCTGGAAGACGCTCGCCGTTACTGGCGACGAGACGCCTTCGCAGCCTTCGGGAATGACGGCAGCGGCCGTCTCTTCGGGCGCGGCCTCGGGCTCTGCGGGCGTCATTAGGCCCGCCGCGACCCAGCGTTCGCGCTCGGCGTGGAACGATGCCTTCTGATGCTTCTTGAAGGCTGTGGCTTCGACGGCGATGGAGTCGAGAAAGGCCTGGTACTCCTTCAAGTTGAACGTCGTCTCTTCGACGCGTAGTTCGAAGCGGCCATGCGGGAAGTCCTCGCGGGCCTTCAGCAGATCTTCCGCACTGATCGGATAGAACCGGATCTGGTCGAAGAAGCGCAGCGACCACGGCGTGCCTTCGGCGAAGGCCGGCGTGGACTTCCACGTATTCCAGACCTGGATCGTGCGACCGACGAGCTGATAGCCGCCTGGGCCCTCCATCCCGTAGACGCACATGTACGCTCCGCCGATGCCGACCGCGTTCTCCGGCGTCCATGTACGGGCCGGGTTGTACTTCGTAGTGACGAGGCGATGGCGCGGGTCGACCGGTGTGGCCACTGGTGCGCCGAGATAGACGTCCCCGAGACCGAGCACGAGATAGCTTGCCTCATGCACGATGCGATAGACATCATCGATCGAGTCAAGGCCGTTGATGCGACGGATGAATTCGATGTTCGACGGGCACCATGGAGCGTCGGGCCGCACCGCCTGCATGTACTTCTCCTGCGCGATCTTCGCCTGCGGGTCGTCCCACGAGAGCGGCAGGTGGACGATGCGCGAGGGTACGGTGATGTCCGTCAGCTCAGGCATGGTGCGGTCGAGATCGTTCAGTAACTCGATCAGCTTCGCACGCGCCAGCTTGCGGCTGTCGTAATGAATGTGCAACGAGCGGATGCCGGGTGTGATATCGATGATGGCGTCAAGAGCGGCTTCACGCAACTTCTGCTCGAGGATGTGAACGCGGAAGCGCAGGTAGAGATCGAGCTCGAGTTCGCCGTACTCGATGAGGAGGTATTTATCGCCATCGGCGCGGAAGACCATCTTCTGCGGTCGGTCGGTGAAGGCCGCAATGATGGCCGGTTCTGGCGTGGAGCTCGTTGGCAGGGCA
This Granulicella aggregans DNA region includes the following protein-coding sequences:
- the atzF gene encoding allophanate hydrolase, whose amino-acid sequence is MDIAALHAAYAAGDQNPTCVIEAIYDRIEKEGLRPVWISIVPREQAVARAKELEAQNRTTLPLFGIPFAVKDNIDVAEMQTTAACPAYAYTPAESATVVARLEAAGAILIGKTNMDQFATGLVGTRTPYGICSSVFNAKYISGGSSAGSAVAVASSLVTFSLGTDTAGSGRVPAMFNNLIGLKPTRGAISTHGVVPACKTLDCVSIFAETAHDASLVLAAASGFDANDAYSRQPEVGAGASPWAGAPTFRFGVPSDALLNFFGDAQNPALYQATVEQLTALGGVAVEFDLQPFLDAAHLLYKGPWVAERYAAIAKFIGEHKAEMDPTVATIISGAANYSAVDYFDAAYKLETLRRRTAAAWQNFDVMLLPTAPRTFTIEEVAEKPIERNSILGTYTNFVNLLDLAAVALPAGMRPDGLPFGVTLIGQAFSETALLKLSDKLHRKLATTLGGSDRKLEEAPALTPSTPPHGCLLMAVVGAHLSGQPLNWQLTQRGGKLIKTSKTSPHYRFYALAKTTPPKPGLVREPSFNGPGIEVEVWALPANTVGTFVEGVPQPLSIGTLELEDGSLVTGFLVEPVGTEGGLEITQLGGWRNYLASLNK